A DNA window from Argiope bruennichi chromosome X2, qqArgBrue1.1, whole genome shotgun sequence contains the following coding sequences:
- the LOC129960066 gene encoding serine/threonine-protein kinase Sgk2-like isoform X8 — protein sequence MNSSGNEPVPETEAGATSPTVSVTNSETIEKNKKFTVYKVVVEAAGHKWFVFRRYNEFSKLLDILKRQYPNIPLKLPGKKLFGNNFSSDFIKNRRQGLNEFVQKLVSEPCLLQSAEVREFLNVDKNLVPLSSDEGPLEKVQDLAEALYSEEKGSDADKEEKPVDLGPKEKKNVKPSDFEFLKVIGKGSFGRVLLAKHKTEGNVYAVKVLQKKMILKRNEKNHVMSERNVLLKNLHHPFLVGLHYAFQTPDKLYFVLDYVNGGELFFHLQRERYFPEPRARFYAAEITSALGYLHSEGIIYRDLKPENILLDYKGHVVLTDFGLSKEGLAEKDTTTTFCGTPEYLAPEVLRKQAYDKAVDWWCLGAVLYEMLYGLPPFYSKDTLEMYQNILNKPLRLRTNISIPARNLLEGLLQKDKSKRLGAANDVEDIKKHDFFKAINWADLEAKVIPPPYNPNVRGQMDLKNIDPEFIREPVPASLSRSQSLSASVQDADVSFVGFSYAPPTEL from the exons GTTTATAAAGTAGTAGTCGAAGCTGCTGGCCATAAATGGTTTGTCTTTCGTCGGTATAACGAATTCAGCAAACTTTTAGATATa CTGAAGCGTCAGTATCCTAACATTCCATTAAAATTACCTGGAAAGAAATTGTTTGGTAATAATTTTAGCTCAGATTTCATCAAAAACAGACGGCAAGGGTTAAATGAATTTGTACAGAAGCTTGTCTCTGAGCCATGTCTCTTACAGAG CGCTGAagtaagagaatttttaaatgttgataaaaatctAGTCCCGCTTTCTTCGGATGAAGGACCTTTAGAAAAAGTTCAAGATCTTGCCGAAGCATTATATTCA GAAGAGAAAGGCTCTGATGCTGATAAAGAAGAAAAACCAGTAGATCTAGgcccaaaagaaaaaaagaa TGTGAAGCCCAGCGACTTTGAGTTTTTGAAAGTTATTGGCAAAGGTAGTTTCGGACGTGTGTTATTGGCTAAGCATAAAACCGAAGGAAATGTTTATGCTGTAAAG gttttacaaaagaaaatgattttgaaacgAAACGAAAAAAACCACGTGATGAGTGAGAGGAACGTCTTACTGAAGAATCTTCATCATCCTTTCCTCGTCGGTCTTCATTATGCGTTTCAAACACCTGACAAGCTTTATTTCGTATTGGATTATGTTAATGGCGGAGAG CTATTTTTTCACCTTCAACGCGAAAGATATTTTCCGGAACCAAGAGCACGCTTCTATGCCGCTGAAATTACCAGTGCTTTAGGCTATCTTCATTCAGAAGGCATAATCTACAG GGATCTCAAaccagaaaatatccttttggaTTATAAG GGCCATGTTGTATTGACAGATTTTGGTTTGAGTAAAGAAGGTCTTGCTGAAAAAGACACGACCACCACGTTTTGTGGGACACCTGAG taTTTAGCCCCTGAAGTCTTAAGAAAACAAGCATATGATAAGGCCGTTGATTGGTGGTGTCTAGGAGCTGTATTATATGAAATGTTATATGGCTTG ccGCCATTTTACAGCAAAGATACTTTGGAGATGTATCAAAACATTCTAAACAAGCCTCTGAGATTGCGAACAAATATTTCCATACCCGCTAGAAATCTCTTAGAAGgg TTACTACAAAAAGATAAATCCAAAAGATTAGGTGCTGCCAATGATGTGGAAGATattaaaaaacatgattttttcaaAGCTATCAATTGGGCGGATTTAGAAGCAAAGGTCATTCCACCTCCTTATAATCCCAATGTG AGAGGACAAATGgacttgaaaaatattgatcCTGAATTTATTCGAGAGCCGGTTCCAg CTTCACTGTCCCGGTCACAAAGTTTAAGTGCAAGTGTTCAAGATGCCGACGTTTCCTTTGTTGGATTTTCGTATGCTCCGCCAACAGAGCTTTGA